The Zingiber officinale cultivar Zhangliang chromosome 2A, Zo_v1.1, whole genome shotgun sequence genomic sequence AAGCTTAGAGTTTATTCTATTTGTGTTCCCATCAATTAGCAAAAAAATTTGAGGAAACTTTGTAAAGCTAAGCTTTCGATCCCTCGTTTTGACCTTCAGCATCAATGATAACATTGTCCTACAAGTATATCGATGATgatcttctaaaaattaaaaagaagaaGCAATTACCCTTGTCTAGTTCTAGCTCCACTGAATCCAATTCCATCTCAAGCTTCGTCACGATATCTTGGACATGGTCGACATGAGTGTCGATAATGTGCACAACAAGGTTAGAAACTCTGTGAGGAACCGGATTATCTGCCTCTTCTGAGTGGTTCATTGTCAACAAAAATTCAAGAACATGCTCCCGAATGACAATGCCACTGCGTCCATCCTCTTTTCTTGCTAAACCTGGGCCTTCCACACTCGGGATCTCCGACAGAAGCGACTGCCCTGTGGGCGAAAAGCCCAATCTTGGAACCCGTCCGAGGCTCACCGTTATGACAGAGTTCTCAGTGACCCTGACAGCCAGCCTCATTGTGAAACTACTCGCCGCTGGACCGGGAGAATTCACTCGGAAGACGAGAGCACCGTCAACGTATCCGCAGAAGGGACCGTTGCTGATTAGGGTTAAAATGTCTTGGAGCTTCAATGGGGGGCATAGAACATCGATGAGATACTGTGCAGAGACAGCCAACTTCTGGTTCCCCTTTGGGAGCTCCAACTGATACCAACAGAACTCTCGCCCATGGCCTTCCTTCAAATCCCATTCCTTGTTGAAGTAGCTGCCCAATCCATCGAAAAGATAGGCTTTTTGCCGCACCGCGCCGGGGAAATGGGGGAAGTGCCGAGGCTCGCTCACGAGTGGCTCCAAGGAGGGTTCCGCCTCCACATCTTCCCCCTCCGCCATCGCGTCGTCAGCAACGAGCTCCATCGCAGTAACACCGGCGCTAAAGAGCCATAAAGATCCAATCTTTAAGCAGAAAAGCAACCAAGAAAACCAGATTGAGGGAATGCGGAAACTATCGCAATCAAAACGAAATCTCGGAATAATAAACAAGAAAAGATTAAACTTTTTAGATGAGCATCCACCTCGTTTTAGGCGAAAAACACGCCAATCAGGTTGGTCGAGGAACTCGCTTGTCGAAGGCGACAGGGGCCTTGGACATTGATGCCGAGGAGATCGAGGAAGACGCGGAGAGAGAAATGGCGAGATAAAGGTTCGAAAGGTCGTCGTAATCGGCACCTTCTGCGATGCTTCCTGCCTTCCTCCAACGTTACGCCGACTAAATTAGGAATAATTATAATAAATGGattctatttataaatatttttaaaaaatatattcttttacaataatttaaaaatacttttaatattcaatatcttattttttaaaatgaaattacaAAGATAATTTTTAGTCATATTGAAGTTAGTTTAGCAaaagaatttttcttttaataaatattattattttactatttcaTCACCAATATTTTCCTTTACTATCTTAATATCGTTTTTATtattcatattaaaaataattttaaaatttattaaaaatttttacaGACACATTAATCAATGATCTAAAGTTTAAGTGTAATTattattgaaaatatttcttaTTAATCAATTATAAATTTAGAGTTCTATATAGTCTTATATTTTAGAATTGGTAATACTAAAAAAACTTTTACTGACgatattataaaatatatttttctcaattttttgattaagattaaatataatattaaattaattttatataaggaAGAATTAGTTACAGGAACTTACTATTAGAATTTTTTAGTATCATTTTAACATTATACTATTACATGATAGTCCATAttgattaatatcaaattaatcaaatttatttaaaaaaataataataatttatataaaattaatattaaattgacTGGATTAATTGAATATTCCTTAGAAACAAAATCATGTGGAAAACAAgcgaataaatatatttatcatttcTTTTTATAATGGGAAATACATTAGTTTTGTTACTCCGCTctcctctctcttttctaaaCTAAGTCTACCtccattttttatattaaaatattaatatttacaGACATGCTTATCAAGATGACCTGTATTAACTAGATTTTACATATTATATTCTCATGTATGATTGAACTTATTTAATTCCTCAATCATGCAGTTTAGGCCTTCTGTAGATTAatttgtttaaaagaaaaattaaagtgAAATAGATGATTTTTTTAAGTTGGAATAATTATGGAATAGTTGTTACAAATTTTAATAATTACTAATAATTACTATTATAGTTaaactctaaattttaaattttaaattattattttctcaTATCTCTTTCTGCATTACATCGTCTGATACAATGATCCCAGTTCACACAACACCATCGCTAGTATAAAGAAAAAAATCGGCAATTAATCAAATATAGAGAAAAATAAGGAGCaaccattttaaaaaaaatcatatgccatTGGACATTTCCAATCTTATCTTTTTTTTAATACGGgttgaaaaaggaaaataattattaaaaatcttaaagcaattataaataataatatttatagacAAATAAGTAGaggagcattcggttaattcaatatataaattaattaaaactgatTTAATATTATCTAACTGAAACAAATTAAAATGTTACTAAAATCGAATTAatcgaattaaattaaaaataaatcataTCGATTAATAccgaattaatcaaatttattttaaaataataataataatttatataaaattaatatcaaattaaatgaattaatcgAATATTCATCTTTTCACAatacaataaatatatatatatatatatatatatatatattatttcttttataatGAGAAATACATCACTTTTGTTCCTCGCCTCtgctctctcttttctctccccaAGTAAACTAAGTCTACCTCCatcttttatattaaaataataatatttacataCATGCTTATCAAGATGACATGTATTAATTAGCTTTTACATATTGTCTTGTCATAGATGATTGAACTTATTTAATTCCTCAATCATGTCCATTTTAATTTAGACCTTTTGTAGATTAatttgtttaaaagaaaaattaaaatgaaatgaatGATTTTTTAAGTTGGAATAATTATCAAATAGTTGTTACAAATTGTAATAGTTACTAATAATTACTATTATAGCTAaactctaaatttaaattttaaaatttgaaattttaaactttgaatattattatatcaaaatgttcttttcaaattatataaattttataagaattattttaaaaccatTAAAAAATCTATTAAATATCAAGtatttaaaatagaaaataatattataGTAACTACTTAATACTTTCTTGTAATAACTACTAATGGCATGGCAAATAATATTTATAAACCCATGAACCCAAAGATTGTGTAAAAATGGAAAATAATTTGTGGAACCAAGAATTTGTGGACATGGGTCGCACGTATAGTCGATGTGGGTCACTTAAGTTTTTTTCATtgatatttattattaataaattaattaatatgtatattataaatatatatttaaataaagataCTATATAGAAAAGATAGATAATGAAAAGATGGGACCCAATAGAAAGTTATTTTTGGGTTTATGATTATAGAAATAGGTTTATAAAAAttatagattttttatttttatgtgacAATGATATAATATTATAGTTCCCATAATAAGATTGGATTTATAAGTTCAGTGTTAAGATCACCCTCCTAACGTTGCGGAAATAAAGgatattagaaattaaaaatatttgatagaatatttttttcatttatgtttttgaaaaaaaaaagtgtcaCGAGACTTTTACCCTAGTTTTTTCATGATCCAGAAAAAGCCACAAAGAAAGGGGATACTTAAAATCTCTGCCATGAGCACAAAATTCTGAGTTTGACCAGGGCTTTCAACTGCGTGCCGGCAAAAACACCTGCCGAGCTTCACAGACAATTAACTGGAATGCGGTTTCAGAACCTGCCATATTTACAGCATTAAATGcattaaagaaaatgaaaaatatcaGGAATAAGGACAATTAGCAACCACATATTTCCCAATACTGATTTATTGAATCAGTGGGCACCAAGAACAAAGCATCACAATTCCAccgaccactgctccggtttgtgGTTTCATCTGCCTGTGTTTATTGGTAAGCAGCTGATACCTTCTCTTCCAACCTGCCCTGCAACCTCACCTTTATCACTCAATCTCTCCAAATTTACCttctcctcctgctgctgctcctcctgctgctggtGAGCTtgcttttctcttctcttttttcccccttttttttGAGCTTTTTACTCCTGTGGTGGATTCAGATAATACTTCAGGTCACTTATGTTTTCTTTGGTTGGAAGTTCTTCTTCatatttttgttgttgttttgaGGGTAAAAATTTGTATGAAACTGCTTCAGGGAGTTGAAAGATTTGTGTATATGTCTAGAAACGGTTTCTGACAGTGTTGGTTTCTTGTGTGATGCCAAGAACAAGAGCTCGTCTGTCTGATCATGTTCTTGGATCAGACCAAAGGATTAAAATAGGAATGTGGAATAGATCTGCTTTAATGTGGATTAGTTTAAAGTTAGTAGGTTGTAGCCTTGAATAAACTATTTTGTTACTTTATTTTATCATTTAAATCACATCTCAACGGAGCTAAAAACTGTATTCTTGAATGAAAACTGCATGTTAGCCAAATGTTAGCAACACGGTCGGTTTCGTTGTGGAACCCTAATCCTTCACGTGTTGGTCGGTGGGTGGAACAATAAGGTTTAAACCCTATTGACACCCGTTTTCAGATTATATTGAGTTAAAACTTGTTTTGAAACGTTTCTCTATTGATTTATCTTGTTGCTTAAAAGACTCAATTGAGAACCTCGTCAACAACATTGTTGGGACAGGAAACAAAATGTCTAAAAACATGGAGAATGTTGCTGAAAACCTTATCCACAACATCGTTGAAACAGTTACCGACACAATCCAACATCAAACCTCGAAACCTGAAGAGCAGAACAGGACTTCTGCCAGAGTGAAAAAGCTGTTCGGTCGCCAGAAAACTATCCATAGGATCTTTGGTGGTGGACAATGTATGCCACATTGTATCCATAATCCCTTTGCTAATTTCGGGGATGTAAATCCTTTCTGAGAAAAAAGTGAACTAAATATTAGTTTTTGAATTTGTAGCTGCTGATTTGCTGCTATGGAGGAACAAGAAGATCTCGTCTAGTGTCTTGACCTGTGCCACAGCCATTTGGGTTCTCTTCGAATGGCTGAACTACCATTTCTTGACGTTCTTAGCATTCGCGCTCTTTGTCATAATGCTCGTTCAGTTCGGTTGGTCTAATATTTCCGTCGTGTTGAACAGGTATTAAATCTAGCTCACTGCAATCTTCTGATCAAAACATGCTTGTTCAAGTTTATCGATAGCTGAAATTTCACTTCTTGCAGATCGACGACTCAAGTTCCTAGAGTTGCTATTCCTCAAGATGTATTTGTTAATGTTGCTACTTCACTCGGTGCCCAAATCAATCAATTTCTGAACTACATTCAAGATGTTGCTTGCGAAAGAAACTTGAGACAATTCCTAGTGGTATGTTCTTTATCGATCTTCATTACGCTTCAGACTGTAGAATGAACCAAACgatatggattccatttcaggtTGCAGCAAGTTTGTGGGCGGCTGCTATCATAGGAACTTGGTGCAATTTCCTAACTGTTATTTACGTTGGTGAGATTTTTTTTCGATTTCAGTGAGGATTATACGACTATAGACTCGTTACCGAATTTCGTCAAATCTGCTATGTGCAGGATTTGTTTGTGCTCACACACTGCCAGTTGTGTATGAGAAATATGAAGACGAAATCGACGAGTTCTTGTATAAGCTCCTTGGACAAGTCCAGGACCGATACAGCAAAGTGGATGTGAGTGTGCTGAGCAAACTTTCCAGGGGAAATCTCAAATCAAAGAAGGGTGATTAGATCGGATAGTCTGTGATCGGTATGATGTAATGTTGTCGAATAAAATCAAAAACCTCTGACCGAATGAATTTGAACGGCATTGGAAATGCATTTGTGAAGCCATATGAACAATTCAAATTGCTATGTTAACAAATCCATCTCTCCATTTTGGCTTCACATTGTCAACTAgtatttgtgtttgtgtgtgttcgATTCTAAGTGAATGATGATGTATCATTAGCAATCATGTTTCTCTCAACTATTTCAGATTTGCTAAGTAAGAACACACCTTTTTGTCCATGTTACTCTGACTCGAGTACGAGTATTCAACACAAGTGCAATAAAAATGTAGAGCTCAAGAGTCGATATACAATGGGATATAGCACAGATGGATGAAAAGTCTAGAAAACACAAACAAACTGGCAATGTGAAAGGGTAGGGATGTGGCAGAGATAGGTATCCTACACGGggcatcactggatcggtcaagagTAAGTTGAATTGTAAATTAAAGAGAAGAAGAACGGTCAATACACCTGAAGCAAGTCAAATGGAGTACTGAGTTGCTGACGTGGTAGGCCAAGACACGCCCCCAATGCCTCGAGGCAAACTTAATAGAGTTCTAGCCCCTTCAAATCGGCCACACTctgctccttcagctctgctCCGCTGAACTCCTTAAACTTGATCACACCCGACTATAAGTATTCAAGGTTAATTTTGatgttgattaatcaagttgagttAGACCTTGTGTATTTTGatgtcttgtatctaagtgtgcggaaacttagaaacacaagaattCGAATGAAAGATGCAacgaacgagaaggatgacatgggaagagagatgacgagctcggtgcatccgaggatgAGAAATTGAGGAAGAGTACACCGGAAGAACGAGAATGACGTGCATGGTGCATTCAAGGGATGAAATATCGGGAGGAAATTTGCTCGAGAAGAAAGACGGAATTGAGTTTGGGTAAGCTCAATTATAGATATCCAAATCCAAGGCATCACCCAAGTGACTGAAATAAAGAATGGTCAAGTTGACCAATCGAAGCTTGGATTCAATCCAGGCGCCTAGATTCCATGCACCTGGATCCATTCCAGGACCATAAATGGACTGCCATGTCATTGCGACTGTTGCCAGCAGATGAGAGCAGGTTGAAGACCAGGCACTCGGATCGATTCCAAGTGTTCGGAATCGCGCTGAGTCAACGGAGGCATTGGCAGAGTCATTGCCGACGCGGATAGAGTTTCGTTAACTCCAGGCACCCATATATGATGCCACGTTAATAAACGGCCAGTTTCGACTAatgagctataaatagagcctttcAGCTTGAAATGAAAAATCACACTTGTTTTTAAGTTTTGTATTTCTTTTTGAGCTTTCAACAACTATAAAGGACTTCTCCGCCTCTAGAGTTTACTAGTGCACAAATATtaccttggattagttacctcctCGGTTGAAAAATAAGTAAATATCAAGTCCCTTTTTATTTAATGTTATTTATAACTAACTTCTAGTGTGTCATTGCTAAGTAGAAAACAAGAGAATTGGAATTTCTTATTTGTAGGTTATTCATCTCCCTCTAGCCGTCCCACTGatcctaacaagtagtatcagagttcAACCatcttagaaggactaactgcaGACTAAAGTAACAAGAAGAATGACCGAACCAAGTATTCACCGACCAAAGTTTAAGGGAGAGTCTGCGCTTTGAAAGTGATgaatagaggtatttttcaaaaccaattttgatattttattaacaattaaatatagttttgaaaCACCAAAGGATAAAacggagaagaaaaggaagaacacCTTTGGAACAAGAAGCAGAGTGACGAATTTATTGCAAAAGGTAAGGCCAAGTTCCACCTTTTGAGCGTACTACCACCTAAGGAACTCGACAGGATCAACACGTACAATTTTTGCAAAGCTCTCCAAGGTAAGGTTCAAGAACTCTacgaaaaatcaaaagaagtagAATCTGACTCTACAATGGATATCGATTCATCTTCAGAAGAGTTCGATATCGAGGAGATTGTCGGATTAGCACTGAAACCAGCCACCAAATAGAAGACGATGAAAGTTCTTCAGAAGAGATCATCAATGAAGAGGAAGTCTCAGATGACAAATCCGACAAGATAAATGAGATACGACTCTTACCTTCTGATAAATTATATGAAGCGTTAAAAATCTTGTCTATAACACTATGTAAAATAAGGACCAAAAATATAAATTCGAAGAaagaatatgcatgcttcttactataatttgataaaatcaAAGATGAAAATGCAAAACtaagaataaataaaaacattaaaaCCTCACAACTATTCTATATGTTCAAATTCATAAGTTCCATAAATGAACTTAAATGTTACAGAGGGCTTAATTGCTATATTAGAAACCATAGGAATTAAATTATAACAGTATAAAAAAAAGTAATATAGGTAAAATACTTGATAAATTCAGTGGGTAAGaatttattttggattccaaaatctattttgacctattaattttttaattgctAGAGATTTAATTACTAGAAATTAATTTACTTGAATTATTAACatcattgaaaaattatttttcgtaAACTTTTTATTGGatcttttttttgtttaattttttctgTGATAAACAAACAAGTTAGCTGTTagcaggattttttttaaaaaaaaaaattgactattacataatttttatgaatttttttatcgaaaaatgattttttaaaaaaaaaattagaagattACATTTTAAAAAACTTGATTTTCTACACAAAATCATTATATTTTAAATGTTCATGAAAATTAACAAGTAATTTTAACgttgaaatatatttttaaagatttaatttcaaaattaactattcatgaaaagatttttttttactataaaaaatttagttttctcatgaaattttgtttttgttgtcAGGTTGATTATGTTTAACATTGaccaaaatttttagaatttttcaaaagttaaaaataaatttcaaattattttttaaaaaaatctgaattttaatTCTAAAGCCTTATTTTGTTTCAAATTAATTACAGTAAAAGTACATAGACTTACATCACATATGTACATCccctataattttttttcaaaattttctttgttatttttttttcatattttcaatatcatcAAAGTGGGAGAAATTAATACCAAAATTATGGGGGTTAAGTTAAGAGGGAGAGATTGCAAACTTTTTGTTTGTACTTTATTGCAAAATCTATGTGATGATTGTATAATTGTTTTTCATATACaatttcttatttgtttatttaactTTAACTCGGGTTGATGCATATAAAAAAGAAATAGATTGTAAGTGCCCCAGACTAGTTTTAATGTTGATCAacagagttaagttaggtcatatgtGTTTtcatgtcttgtgtctaagtatatagGAACTtcggaacacaagaagtcgagcaaaaaacACAGCAAATGAAAATGATGACACCGGAAGAGAGTTGATGGGCTCAGTACATCCGAAGGACGAGGAGCTACAAAAGAGTATACTAATGGAGTGAGAAGGACGTGtagagtgcatctgagggacgagaagccgacaGGAAATCTGCTCGAAGAGAAAGACaaagttgagtttgggtgagctcaatttCAGATGTATGAAGCATCACCCAAGCAACCCAAATGAAGAATGGTCAATTTCTGAGATGATCATTCTAGGCACCTGACTCTAAATGGGTTGCCACGTCTCCGCGACTACTGCCCGCGGATAAGAGCAAGTTGAAGACCAAGCGCACGGATCGATTCTAGGCGCGTAAAATCGTGCTGAGTCAATAGAGTTGTTGGCAGAGCTGTTGCCGACGCGGATTGAGTTTTGGCAACTCTAGGCGCCCGGATTGCTTTCAAGTGCCCATATGATGTCACGTCAGCGAACGGTCAATTTCAACTAGTGAACTATAAATATAGCGCTTAAGCTCGAAATAAAAAAACACACTTCTTCTTAACTTTTGTATTTCCTTTTGAGCTTTCAACTGCAGTGAGGAGCTTCTTCACCTCCAATCTTTATCGAAGAAGTTtgttactgatcctgtccgaaccaagagtcagcggacgctgggcacgtggcgctctctgctggatcttcgagtgctccggcgaacctgcaacaaaccgggccgggaggggttcccggcgacggtcctccgacgctcaagtcaggtaggctatggagaaagtggctgccaaatctatatcatgcgtacctttggcgaagtaatagcctctttatataggacggagaaagaATTGATGCACGCCCATCGAGATgtgtacgtgtcagcaacccataccacggtatgcacttgtcagagagcttacctgatcccatactgctacagtgagagaatgttctttgatgggacggcaggacccccGTTGTCAGGCTAGtcgtatggcatagccatacgacttgacggcttgTCAGAAAATGTTCCCATCTTTTACCCACCACCTGTCTGGGGAGCCCGGCCCACCGGGCGGGCGGTGAAAGTCCGGACGCGGTGaaagtcgtccggacggccctgattctttgcgccgtccggggggtgtttccttccgctcggtcattgtgcactgcttcatttgagcgtcggaaccctggtctcTACCAGGGTGtctttttactatcagatttcccttttttccgagtccggtcggctcgccccttTCGggtgagccactggaccctttgacctcccctcagcgttgactccttgtgGGGTTCCggctttttaccgccggatcacttgccttcctctcgagtctagtcgaaggaggcaaagtccgactgactggactgccgatctgccgAACAATGATTattgcattaggccgctcggcgcGACATACGGCTGCTCATCCATGCGGCGATATCTGTCCGTTcggcgatactttgtccatgccttgtattttcttggaatcgacgtccgttgttctcccacacctcccatcacgtgctctgcgcacggtaaggggagttcattaaatgcggctagtaaccggctgacacgtggcgatcgtgcatttgtcagagtatggcggttgcgtcacttccgatgggacagccgccgtttgaaacggacgatcagatgacaacctcgatatcgacgacctggatcggacggtggagatcgcttccgggcggcgatataaagcccttgactccgtttccgccgcctttcatcttcttcatttCCAGATTCCTGTCGCTCCTCCTTTCGCCGGCGACCTTGTGCTCAGACTTCCCGACGATCACACGGCAacttccgatcatctccctcgCTTGTAAGATCCTTTTTCTCGCTCGAGACgcgttcttctttctgttaatcatcctcGTCAGTCGGTTTTCTTCCTTTGCTTGAAccatcctcttctatcccgcattctggcctttcgatcatgaccagtacctcgcagtcaaccggcggtgcttcgggtctttggtactcgaacatggaaagtcggttcgacgaggaagacgccatgcgccttattcgagcatatgacctaccgaccgaccacgaaatagtgttagccacgccttccgatcggcctaacgatcctccgtccggcactgttgtcttcttccgtgatcaattcctggccggcctacgttttcctcctcacaagtttttcttagaagtttgcaactatttccgcattccgctcggccaagtagttcccaattctattagattgctgagcggagtgatagttttgttcaaactgaacggcattcccttaaacccgaaaatcttccactacttctactatcccaagcaagccgagtggggtacctttgttttccaatctaggataggcttcgtccttttcgataatatgccgagctccaacaaacactggaaggagcattttttctatattcgttttcccgagcggcctacTTTCCGCACTAAGTGGCAGACAGCTATGCCTGCGCAACCGgaactcggcaagtttagaggtgacgcagactatctccatgcagccgaacggctagtaggtcagcgcta encodes the following:
- the LOC122043438 gene encoding zinc transport protein ZntB-like, with translation MELVADDAMAEGEDVEAEPSLEPLVSEPRHFPHFPGAVRQKAYLFDGLGSYFNKEWDLKEGHGREFCWYQLELPKGNQKLAVSAQYLIDVLCPPLKLQDILTLISNGPFCGYVDGALVFRVNSPGPAASSFTMRLAVRVTENSVITVSLGRVPRLGFSPTGQSLLSEIPSVEGPGLARKEDGRSGIVIREHVLEFLLTMNHSEEADNPVPHRVSNLVVHIIDTHVDHVQDIVTKLEMELDSVELELDKGGSALKKQMLDDRRFPKMHLNIQRLLQVVSHGEQVFPRVKEKCSTKSWFANEDIVALEELIGRLRRLKENLGFIVNRVTAIQAGLDSWQSEQINRKLYYLSFLSMIFLPLSIVTGIFGMNVGGVPWTAQKYPGLEDGFRNVLILCGSIVLLILIVVSFPLLYARITSWQRRHAMRRSWSINRKSFLSRTFSRSGLQDRGYMPI
- the LOC122043440 gene encoding reticulon-like protein B8; the protein is MSKNMENVAENLIHNIVETVTDTIQHQTSKPEEQNRTSARVKKLFGRQKTIHRIFGGGQSADLLLWRNKKISSSVLTCATAIWVLFEWLNYHFLTFLAFALFVIMLVQFGWSNISVVLNRSTTQVPRVAIPQDVFVNVATSLGAQINQFLNYIQDVACERNLRQFLVVAASLWAAAIIGTWCNFLTVIYVGFVCAHTLPVVYEKYEDEIDEFLYKLLGQVQDRYSKVDVSVLSKLSRGNLKSKKGD